In Vigna unguiculata cultivar IT97K-499-35 chromosome 3, ASM411807v1, whole genome shotgun sequence, a single genomic region encodes these proteins:
- the LOC114178605 gene encoding uncharacterized protein LOC114178605 isoform X2, translating into MRGTNGTDANNNTTFDTINAAAFAIASASHNRLSQPPSQKKGWGSWLSKIGCFGYQRNRKRIGHAILVPETTPNGADPAATVTSTQPPTITLPFAAPPSSPASFFQSEPPSTAHSPVGKISHTCVSASMYSPGGPASIFAIGPFAHETQLVSPPVFSASSTAPFTPPPESVHLTTPSSPEVPFAQLLDPNNKNADTFQRFQISHYDFQSYQFHPGSPVGQLISPRSAISASGASSPLPDSEINATLSHILDFQRADPPKLLSIDKLSAYENRKSNQGSGSLTPDAAKAGFLSNHWVSEIKMSPRPSNNRVNEISINHRVSFDVSAQKVLESLENKPAAASAWTKVMSKLKNDAPAAADREEKFAETGCSEKQVLAETHSDQPLETNLSGDDATVYEKDQSLTLASAKEFNFDKADGGDSLAPNIVADWWANEKVAGKERGATKDWSFFPMIQPGVS; encoded by the exons ATGAGAGGGACTAATGGGACTGATGCTAACAACAACACTACTTTCGACACTATAAACGCTGCTGCTTTTGCCATAGCCTCTGCTTCCCACAATCGCCTTTCTCAACCTCCTTCCCAG AAGAAAGGATGGGGAAGCTGGTTGAGCAAAATAGGGTGTTTTGGATATCAAAGAAACAGAAAGCGCATTGGACATGCCATCCTTGTTCCAGAAACAACCCCCAATGGAGCAGATCCTGCTGCAACCGTTACTTCAACACAACCACCGACCATAACACTCCCCTTCGCCGCACCTCCCTCATCTCCGGCGTCGTTCTTTCAATCAGAACCTCCCTCAACCGCACACTCACCGGTCGGTAAAATCTCACACACTTGTGTCTCTGCCAGCATGTACTCTCCCGGTGGTCCTGCTTCAATCTTTGCCATTGGCCCTTTTGCGCACGAAACCCAATTAGTATCACCACCCGTTTTCTCAGCCTCTTCCACCGCTCCTTTCACCCCGCCTCCCGAATCTGTCCACCTCACCACCCCTTCTTCGCCGGAGGTTCCATTTGCTCAGCTTCTTGACCCCAACAACAAGAATGCTGACACCTTTCAGCGCTTCCAAATATCTCACTATGATTTCCAGTCATATCAGTTTCACCCCGGAAGTCCGGTTGGTCAACTCATATCACCGAGATCCGCCATCTCTGCCTCCGGCGCCTCGTCGCCGCTCCCTGACTCTGAAATTAATGCCACGCTCTCTCATATTCTTGATTTCCAAAGAGCAGACCCTCCCAAGCTTCTCAGCATTGATAAACTCTCTGCGTATGAAAACAGAAAGTCAAACCAAGGTTCCGGCTCTCTCACCCCTGATGCTGCAAAAGCTGGTTTTCTTTCAAATCATTGGGTTTCTGAGATCAAAATGTCCCCACGTCCAAGCAACAATCGGGTTAATGAGATTAGTATAAATCATAGAGTTTCATTCGATGTATCTGCCCAGAAAGTCTTGGAATCTCTGGAAAACAAGCCAGCGGCGGCATCAGCATGGACTAAGGTCATGTCGAAATTGAAAAACGATGCTCCAGCAGCAGCAGACAGAGAAGAAAAATTTGCAGAAACCGGGTGCAGTGAGAAACAAGTTCTTGCTGAGACTCACAGTGATCAACCACTGGAAACCAATTTGAGTGGAGATGATGCAACAGTTTACGAGAAGGATCAGTCCCTAACTCTTGCTTCTGCTAAAGAATTCAACTTTGATAAAGCAGATGGAGGGGATTCTCTTGCTCCCAATATAGTTGCTGACTGGTGGGCTAATGAGAAAGTTGCAGGGAAGGAGAGAGGGGCCACCAAAGATTGGTCCTTTTTCCCAATGATTCAACCTGGTGTCAGCTAA
- the LOC114178605 gene encoding uncharacterized protein LOC114178605 isoform X1 has protein sequence MRGTNGTDANNNTTFDTINAAAFAIASASHNRLSQPPSQLFWLQKKGWGSWLSKIGCFGYQRNRKRIGHAILVPETTPNGADPAATVTSTQPPTITLPFAAPPSSPASFFQSEPPSTAHSPVGKISHTCVSASMYSPGGPASIFAIGPFAHETQLVSPPVFSASSTAPFTPPPESVHLTTPSSPEVPFAQLLDPNNKNADTFQRFQISHYDFQSYQFHPGSPVGQLISPRSAISASGASSPLPDSEINATLSHILDFQRADPPKLLSIDKLSAYENRKSNQGSGSLTPDAAKAGFLSNHWVSEIKMSPRPSNNRVNEISINHRVSFDVSAQKVLESLENKPAAASAWTKVMSKLKNDAPAAADREEKFAETGCSEKQVLAETHSDQPLETNLSGDDATVYEKDQSLTLASAKEFNFDKADGGDSLAPNIVADWWANEKVAGKERGATKDWSFFPMIQPGVS, from the exons ATGAGAGGGACTAATGGGACTGATGCTAACAACAACACTACTTTCGACACTATAAACGCTGCTGCTTTTGCCATAGCCTCTGCTTCCCACAATCGCCTTTCTCAACCTCCTTCCCAG CTATTTTGGTTGCAGAAGAAAGGATGGGGAAGCTGGTTGAGCAAAATAGGGTGTTTTGGATATCAAAGAAACAGAAAGCGCATTGGACATGCCATCCTTGTTCCAGAAACAACCCCCAATGGAGCAGATCCTGCTGCAACCGTTACTTCAACACAACCACCGACCATAACACTCCCCTTCGCCGCACCTCCCTCATCTCCGGCGTCGTTCTTTCAATCAGAACCTCCCTCAACCGCACACTCACCGGTCGGTAAAATCTCACACACTTGTGTCTCTGCCAGCATGTACTCTCCCGGTGGTCCTGCTTCAATCTTTGCCATTGGCCCTTTTGCGCACGAAACCCAATTAGTATCACCACCCGTTTTCTCAGCCTCTTCCACCGCTCCTTTCACCCCGCCTCCCGAATCTGTCCACCTCACCACCCCTTCTTCGCCGGAGGTTCCATTTGCTCAGCTTCTTGACCCCAACAACAAGAATGCTGACACCTTTCAGCGCTTCCAAATATCTCACTATGATTTCCAGTCATATCAGTTTCACCCCGGAAGTCCGGTTGGTCAACTCATATCACCGAGATCCGCCATCTCTGCCTCCGGCGCCTCGTCGCCGCTCCCTGACTCTGAAATTAATGCCACGCTCTCTCATATTCTTGATTTCCAAAGAGCAGACCCTCCCAAGCTTCTCAGCATTGATAAACTCTCTGCGTATGAAAACAGAAAGTCAAACCAAGGTTCCGGCTCTCTCACCCCTGATGCTGCAAAAGCTGGTTTTCTTTCAAATCATTGGGTTTCTGAGATCAAAATGTCCCCACGTCCAAGCAACAATCGGGTTAATGAGATTAGTATAAATCATAGAGTTTCATTCGATGTATCTGCCCAGAAAGTCTTGGAATCTCTGGAAAACAAGCCAGCGGCGGCATCAGCATGGACTAAGGTCATGTCGAAATTGAAAAACGATGCTCCAGCAGCAGCAGACAGAGAAGAAAAATTTGCAGAAACCGGGTGCAGTGAGAAACAAGTTCTTGCTGAGACTCACAGTGATCAACCACTGGAAACCAATTTGAGTGGAGATGATGCAACAGTTTACGAGAAGGATCAGTCCCTAACTCTTGCTTCTGCTAAAGAATTCAACTTTGATAAAGCAGATGGAGGGGATTCTCTTGCTCCCAATATAGTTGCTGACTGGTGGGCTAATGAGAAAGTTGCAGGGAAGGAGAGAGGGGCCACCAAAGATTGGTCCTTTTTCCCAATGATTCAACCTGGTGTCAGCTAA
- the LOC114178280 gene encoding BTB/POZ domain-containing protein At5g41330 yields the protein MPPFAGSEPAGFPKPDSNIVSIDVGGQVFQTTKQTLTSAGPKTFFSRIAESSGIYTPFIDRDPEMFSLLLSLLRTGNLPSKAKAFDLQDLIIESKFYGIETLLINSLSNSSQLEPFNLQKSLLLPLNGRDSPSALAADAACGALHVAHGSKITSFDWSLRRKATVLTHFTAVDSLLALSPTLVAAGANDFSGLQILDLENGRVRETLNWENVTKSGSTVQAIGASSENMFVSFESSRRNSNSIMVYDLHSLTPITEIGHNEIFGADIDSAIPATKLQWIEGYNLLMASGSHSGPSGVSGNIRLWDVRSGNVVWEISEKVDCFADVAVCDPLSVIFKVGVNSGEASYVDMRNLSTESAWVCLGDKRKVTNNGKKEGIGCKIETQGNQVFCTKGGDVELWSEVVMGGGNGGRIFKKNLMGRMRDMGGAKITNLAFGGSTMFLTRKDQQCVEVWQSSSREF from the coding sequence atgcCACCTTTTGCAGGTTCTGAACCAGCTGGCTTCCCCAAGCCCGATTCCAACATAGTTTCCATCGATGTCGGAGGCCAAGTATTCCAAACTACCAAACAGACACTAACCTCGGCGGGTCCCAAAACCTTCTTCTCCAGAATTGCGGAGTCTTCTGGAATCTACACGCCGTTCATAGACAGAGACCCGGAAATGTTCTCGCTCCTCCTCTCTCTCCTCCGCACCGGAAACCTTCCCTCAAAGGCCAAAGCTTTCGATCTCCAAGACCTAATTATTGAGTCAAAATTCTACGGCATCGAAACCCTCCTCATCAATTCCCTCTCCAACTCTTCTCAATTGGAACCCTTCAACCTCCAAAAATCCCTCCTTTTGCCCCTCAACGGCCGCGACTCCCCCTCCGCCCTCGCCGCCGACGCAGCCTGCGGTGCCCTCCACGTCGCGCACGGCAGCAAGATCACCTCCTTCGACTGGTCCCTCCGCCGCAAGGCCACCGTCCTCACCCACTTCACCGCCGTGGACTCCCTCCTCGCGCTCTCGCCGACTCTGGTTGCCGCCGGAGCCAACGACTTCTCCGGCCTCCAGATCCTGGACCTCGAGAACGGCCGCGTCAGGGAAACCCTAAACTGGGAAAACGTCACGAAATCCGGGTCCACCGTCCAAGCCATCGGAGCCTCCTCGGAAAACATGTTCGTGAGCTTCGAATCCTCGCGCCGAAACTCCAATTCCATAATGGTTTACGATTTGCATTCTCTAACCCCCATCACCGAGATCGGTCACAACGAAATCTTCGGCGCAGACATCGATTCGGCAATTCCCGCGACGAAGTTACAGTGGATTGAGGGTTACAATCTGTTGATGGCCTCTGGGTCCCACAGTGGTCCCTCCGGCGTTTCCGGTAACATACGGTTGTGGGATGTTCGATCCGGAAACGTTGTGTGGGAAATTTCCGAGAAGGTGGATTGTTTTGCTGACGTGGCGGTTTGCGATCCGTTGTCGGTAATTTTTAAGGTTGGGGTGAATTCTGGCGAAGCTTCTTACGTGGACATGCGGAATTTGAGCACTGAGAGCGCGTGGGTTTGTCTCGGGGATAAAAGGAAGGTTACGAACAATGGGAAGAAGGAAGGGATTGGGTGCAAAATCGAAACGCAGGGGAATCAAGTGTTTTGCACGAAGGGTGGTGACGTGGAGCTCTGGTCTGAGGTTGTCATGGGTGGTGGCAATGGTGGGAGAATCTTCAAGAAGAACTTGATGGGTAGAATGAGAGACATGGGTGGTGCAAAGATCACAAATTTGGCCTTTGGAGGAAGCACCATGTTCTTAACCAGGAAGGATCAGCAATGTGTTGAGGTGTGGCAGAGTTCTTCAAGGGAATTTTGA